From one Ignavibacteria bacterium genomic stretch:
- a CDS encoding tetratricopeptide repeat protein: MTQLLHEVEEKLSDKPNDSMLVISAANLAYDIKDFSKAERYYKHFLSAVAPGNIPAQIDLAYVEFQLGRTDDALGMIRRIADHHPQNQTALYNAAFLYTQLGKQDSVRYYLELCIQADPTSEAGVNAQKVLTSLKNDKTTIN; the protein is encoded by the coding sequence TTGACACAACTTTTACACGAGGTAGAAGAGAAACTCAGCGATAAGCCTAATGACAGTATGCTGGTAATCAGTGCTGCTAATTTGGCATACGATATCAAGGATTTCTCGAAAGCCGAACGGTATTACAAGCATTTCCTGTCAGCAGTGGCCCCAGGGAACATCCCAGCCCAGATCGATCTTGCCTATGTTGAATTTCAGCTGGGCAGAACCGACGATGCGCTGGGTATGATCAGGAGAATTGCCGACCATCATCCGCAGAATCAAACAGCTTTGTACAATGCCGCTTTTCTGTACACACAGCTGGGAAAACAGGATTCGGTACGGTACTATCTGGAGCTTTGTATTCAGGCAGATCCTACCTCAGAAGCGGGTGTTAATGCACAAAAAGTGCTAACATCTCTTAAAAACGATAAAACAACGATCAACTAA
- a CDS encoding integration host factor subunit beta: MFVRSTYDTLRGVLLSASCEDALNVTKADIVDKIAAQTGLTKFETKTVVDGFLLSIIDALAEGKRIELRGFGVFSVKSRKPRMARNPRTGDPVPLEERFIPTFKVSSEFQDKVHENLRSNDTTDAKMTV; encoded by the coding sequence ATGTTCGTGCGAAGTACGTACGACACTTTGCGGGGTGTATTGTTATCTGCTTCGTGTGAGGATGCATTGAACGTTACAAAGGCTGACATCGTAGATAAAATCGCTGCTCAAACCGGTTTGACCAAGTTTGAGACAAAGACTGTTGTTGACGGGTTTCTGCTGAGTATTATTGATGCTCTTGCCGAGGGTAAGCGTATTGAATTACGAGGTTTTGGCGTTTTTTCCGTCAAAAGTCGTAAACCGCGCATGGCCCGAAACCCCAGAACCGGTGACCCTGTACCGCTGGAAGAACGCTTTATCCCAACATTTAAAGTCTCCAGCGAGTTTCAGGATAAGGTTCATGAGAACCTGCGTAGTAACGATACTACGGATGCAAAAATGACGGTATGA
- a CDS encoding isoprenyl transferase, which produces MLEGSGRLPKHVAVIMDGNGRWAQDRGKPRIAGHREGMESVRAVVKASSQLGVQYLTLYAFSIENWKRPPAEVRFLMSLLETYLRRELDELHRNNVRVCCIGKISALPRGVQRILTDAVEHTRENTGLTLTLALSYGSRWDIVRAVQIVALDVRRGKLSPEDLTEDLFASYLQTASLPNPDLVIRTSGEQRLSNFLLWESAYSEIYVTSVLWPEFRREHLLRAIVEYACRERRFGKISAQVNGNAQDDYVTTLEQILHAMR; this is translated from the coding sequence ATGTTAGAAGGGTCGGGACGGCTGCCAAAACACGTGGCAGTAATTATGGACGGGAATGGCCGTTGGGCTCAGGATCGTGGAAAACCGCGTATTGCTGGTCATCGCGAGGGTATGGAGAGTGTGCGGGCGGTGGTAAAAGCCAGCTCGCAGCTGGGGGTTCAGTACCTGACGCTGTATGCGTTTTCGATTGAGAACTGGAAGCGTCCGCCGGCCGAAGTCAGATTTTTAATGTCGTTGCTTGAAACCTACCTTCGCAGGGAGCTCGATGAGCTACACCGGAATAATGTTCGGGTTTGCTGCATCGGTAAAATCAGTGCCTTGCCGAGGGGAGTTCAGCGGATTCTGACTGATGCGGTGGAACATACCAGGGAGAATACCGGCCTCACATTAACGCTTGCGCTCAGCTATGGCTCGCGGTGGGATATTGTTCGTGCAGTTCAGATTGTTGCCCTGGATGTTCGCCGTGGCAAGTTGAGTCCGGAAGATCTTACCGAGGACCTCTTTGCGAGTTACCTTCAAACGGCATCGCTCCCCAATCCAGATCTTGTTATCCGTACCAGCGGAGAGCAGCGCCTGAGTAATTTCCTCCTGTGGGAGAGTGCATATTCCGAAATCTATGTTACCAGTGTTCTCTGGCCTGAGTTTCGCCGTGAACACCTTTTGCGTGCAATCGTAGAGTATGCCTGTAGGGAACGACGCTTTGGTAAGATTTCTGCTCAGGTGAACGGAAATGCACAGGATGACTACGTTACAACGTTGGAGCAGATTCTGCATGCGATGCGCTAA
- a CDS encoding bifunctional UDP-3-O-[3-hydroxymyristoyl] N-acetylglucosamine deacetylase/3-hydroxyacyl-ACP dehydratase gives MSKQQRTLKGEASISGVGLHTGNTSTLTIKPAPENSGFRFVRTDMAGEPEIPAVVDFVVSLERGTTISQNGATVHTVEHVLAALVGMNIDNARLELTNNEPPVGDGSSLPFVEMIKSAGIVEQSALRNELIITDTIRYTDEKRGTEIVALPNPEYRVTVMVDYNNPVLGSQHTGLFNLDEEFEKEFAPARTFCFLHEVEMLFDHGLIKGGNLDNAIVIVDEDLTDEELQRKLKKLGISGGAFLGSQAFRDRQQLRFKNEPARHKLLDMIGDLALVGARVRGQILAARPGHASNIEFARLLRAEFKKQSSGTYFKMPDVTTAKLNCQDILNVMPHRYPMLLVDRVVEYDEVQKRIVGVKNVSFNEPQFMGHFPNRPIFPGVLTVEAMAQTGCMLLLANGCDPKTQLVVFTGFNNVKFRREVTPGDQLIMEVFLTRMRFNIVHLVGKAYVGGTLVAEAELSAAVVPKEPA, from the coding sequence ATGAGTAAACAACAGCGTACACTTAAGGGCGAAGCATCGATATCAGGTGTAGGACTCCACACAGGCAATACCTCCACGCTTACGATCAAACCCGCACCGGAAAACTCTGGCTTCAGGTTTGTGCGTACGGATATGGCGGGTGAGCCTGAAATTCCAGCTGTTGTTGATTTTGTGGTAAGCCTTGAACGGGGGACAACGATCTCCCAAAACGGAGCAACGGTTCACACCGTTGAACACGTCCTTGCAGCACTGGTTGGTATGAATATCGACAATGCCCGCCTGGAACTTACCAATAACGAGCCTCCGGTTGGCGACGGTTCGTCGCTCCCATTTGTAGAAATGATTAAATCAGCCGGTATCGTTGAGCAGTCTGCTCTTCGTAACGAGCTGATCATTACCGATACCATCCGGTATACCGATGAAAAGCGCGGAACAGAGATAGTGGCACTGCCAAATCCGGAATACCGCGTAACCGTAATGGTTGACTATAATAATCCGGTTCTGGGAAGCCAGCATACTGGATTGTTTAATCTTGACGAAGAGTTCGAAAAAGAGTTTGCTCCCGCACGCACCTTTTGTTTTCTGCACGAAGTAGAAATGCTCTTTGATCACGGTCTGATAAAGGGCGGCAATCTTGATAACGCAATTGTAATTGTTGATGAGGATTTAACCGACGAAGAGCTGCAGCGGAAATTAAAAAAACTTGGCATATCCGGTGGAGCATTCCTTGGCTCTCAGGCGTTTCGTGACAGGCAGCAGCTTAGGTTTAAAAATGAGCCCGCCCGGCATAAACTGTTAGACATGATCGGCGATCTTGCTCTTGTTGGTGCACGCGTGCGCGGACAAATCCTGGCTGCTCGTCCCGGACATGCCAGCAACATTGAGTTTGCCCGACTTCTTCGTGCTGAGTTTAAAAAGCAAAGCTCTGGGACGTACTTTAAAATGCCTGATGTTACAACGGCTAAGCTGAACTGCCAGGACATCCTGAATGTGATGCCACATCGGTACCCAATGCTTCTGGTGGACAGAGTGGTTGAGTATGACGAAGTGCAAAAACGAATTGTGGGTGTGAAGAACGTATCGTTTAATGAGCCGCAGTTCATGGGCCACTTCCCCAATCGTCCGATTTTCCCAGGTGTACTCACGGTTGAAGCCATGGCACAAACAGGATGTATGCTGCTGCTGGCCAATGGCTGCGACCCCAAAACACAGCTTGTAGTGTTTACCGGCTTCAACAACGTTAAGTTTCGTCGGGAAGTTACACCCGGTGATCAGCTAATCATGGAAGTGTTCCTTACCAGAATGAGATTCAACATTGTCCACCTGGTTGGGAAAGCGTATGTTGGCGGAACTCTTGTTGCCGAAGCCGAGCTTTCGGCAGCTGTTGTACCAAAGGAGCCTGCGTGA
- the lpxA gene encoding acyl-ACP--UDP-N-acetylglucosamine O-acyltransferase, with product MSNSIHPTAIVHPGAQLGTNVSIGPYTIVEDDVVVGNGTELMAHVVIASGARIGCDVRIHPGAVISTAPQDLKYDGAATLTIIGDRTVVRESATINKATTASGQTTVGSDVLVMAYAHVAHDCVVGNHVIIANATQLGGHTHIGEWAILGGLVGVHQFCRIGDHSMVAASAMVVKDVPPYILAGKTPLAAEAINTVGLRRRGFTQEEIRELTQFYKFLYREGLNISDALNTYASNYPDPSRHITKCIEFIRSSQRGIIKSAIR from the coding sequence GTGAGTAATTCCATACACCCAACAGCTATCGTGCATCCCGGGGCACAGCTCGGAACTAACGTTTCGATTGGTCCCTACACCATTGTTGAAGATGACGTTGTTGTAGGCAATGGCACCGAGCTCATGGCCCACGTCGTGATTGCTAGCGGTGCCCGCATCGGGTGTGACGTTCGAATTCATCCCGGTGCCGTTATCTCTACTGCGCCTCAGGATTTGAAGTATGACGGTGCAGCAACACTTACGATAATTGGCGACAGAACCGTTGTGCGTGAATCTGCCACGATAAACAAAGCAACAACCGCTTCCGGACAAACCACGGTTGGCTCTGATGTCCTCGTCATGGCATATGCCCATGTGGCCCATGACTGTGTGGTTGGAAACCATGTTATCATTGCCAATGCCACACAGTTGGGCGGACATACTCACATAGGTGAGTGGGCAATTCTTGGAGGACTGGTGGGTGTTCATCAGTTTTGCAGAATCGGTGACCATAGCATGGTAGCAGCTTCAGCAATGGTCGTAAAAGACGTACCTCCGTACATCCTTGCCGGGAAAACCCCGCTAGCTGCAGAAGCCATTAACACCGTAGGATTACGCAGACGTGGATTTACGCAGGAGGAGATCCGGGAACTTACGCAGTTTTATAAGTTTCTTTACCGCGAAGGGCTAAATATCTCCGATGCCTTGAATACGTATGCTTCCAATTACCCGGATCCATCACGACACATTACTAAATGTATTGAGTTTATCCGTTCCTCGCAGCGGGGAATTATCAAATCAGCAATCAGATAG
- the ychF gene encoding redox-regulated ATPase YchF: MGIACGIVGLPNVGKSTLFNALTSNTAEAANYPFCTIDPNVGVVNVPDPRLQKLSAAYQTDREVPTTVEFVDIAGLVKGASKGEGLGNQFLGNIRACDAVAHVVRCFRDDNVVHVHGAVNPLHDIDIIETELILKDVESVLKRMDTVQKKVRANDKDAKEEYELLERLNNHLDGGKPARSFQRDDNGLEVIRALQLLTDKPVMYIANTDEAGAISGNEYVEAVRVRAAEEGALAVPICAKIEAEIAQLDADDRTVFLADLGMNEPGLHRVIREAYTLLGLLTYFTAGKKETRAWTVKKGSTAPQAAGVIHTDFEKGFIRAEVMGYADWQRLGSESAVKEAGLYRVEGKEYVVQDGDIMYFRFNV; encoded by the coding sequence ATGGGAATAGCATGTGGAATAGTTGGCCTGCCCAATGTTGGGAAATCAACATTGTTTAATGCACTTACATCAAATACTGCTGAGGCGGCAAATTATCCGTTTTGCACCATTGATCCAAATGTTGGTGTGGTAAACGTACCTGATCCTCGGTTACAGAAACTATCTGCAGCGTATCAGACTGACCGAGAAGTTCCAACCACCGTCGAATTTGTTGATATTGCCGGTTTAGTTAAAGGTGCTTCAAAAGGTGAAGGATTAGGAAATCAGTTTCTTGGGAACATTCGTGCCTGTGATGCAGTTGCTCACGTTGTTCGTTGTTTTCGTGACGACAATGTTGTGCATGTACACGGTGCCGTGAATCCGTTGCATGATATTGACATTATTGAAACCGAGTTGATTCTTAAGGACGTGGAATCCGTATTAAAGCGGATGGACACAGTTCAAAAGAAGGTTCGTGCTAACGACAAGGATGCCAAAGAAGAATATGAACTCCTTGAGCGATTAAACAATCACCTGGACGGTGGAAAACCGGCTCGTTCGTTTCAGCGGGATGACAACGGCTTAGAAGTTATTCGTGCCCTGCAGCTTTTAACTGATAAACCGGTAATGTACATAGCGAATACCGATGAAGCCGGTGCAATATCCGGGAATGAATATGTAGAAGCCGTAAGGGTGCGTGCAGCCGAGGAAGGGGCTTTGGCTGTGCCGATTTGTGCCAAGATAGAGGCAGAGATTGCGCAACTGGATGCAGATGACCGTACAGTTTTCCTTGCCGATTTGGGGATGAATGAACCCGGGCTGCATCGGGTAATTCGTGAAGCTTACACTCTGCTTGGTTTGCTGACCTACTTTACGGCAGGAAAAAAGGAGACCAGGGCGTGGACAGTGAAAAAAGGAAGTACAGCACCCCAGGCAGCCGGTGTGATACATACGGATTTTGAAAAAGGTTTCATTCGGGCAGAGGTGATGGGCTATGCAGATTGGCAACGTCTGGGCTCAGAATCTGCTGTGAAGGAAGCAGGGCTATACCGAGTTGAAGGGAAGGAGTATGTGGTTCAGGATGGTGACATCATGTACTTCCGCTTTAATGTATAA
- a CDS encoding OmpH family outer membrane protein yields the protein MHPNSHNTTAIYALVGFLLCAVSAFSQKIGYVSSDAIKSKYEPYLMAEQRLNQMVQDWKSELAQYQADIDGAELEIRKNRLIWTDVEKEQYQRELDQKKKKRDDLARQVFEPGGKYDQEAEQLMKGIWEKIYLGIQQVAAAEGYDIVWDKSTDPLVYVNARYDLTVKVMKALGINADSLEKKQNQVIETDPRNKQVRETRSRSGRRRSTSRPEPSETPEVEPAPRGTITPPGLPPDVPVQSHNPADSSRTKEEIPR from the coding sequence ATGCATCCAAATTCCCATAATACAACAGCGATCTATGCACTGGTAGGCTTTCTGCTCTGTGCCGTCTCTGCTTTTTCACAAAAAATAGGATACGTCTCGTCGGATGCCATTAAAAGCAAGTACGAACCATACCTCATGGCCGAGCAGCGCCTGAACCAGATGGTACAGGACTGGAAGAGCGAACTTGCACAGTACCAGGCTGACATTGACGGGGCAGAGCTGGAGATACGAAAAAACAGGCTCATTTGGACGGATGTCGAAAAAGAGCAGTATCAGAGAGAACTGGATCAGAAAAAAAAGAAACGCGATGATCTTGCCCGACAGGTGTTCGAGCCAGGAGGGAAGTATGACCAGGAAGCAGAACAACTGATGAAGGGAATTTGGGAAAAAATCTACCTTGGCATTCAGCAGGTTGCTGCTGCCGAAGGGTATGATATTGTATGGGATAAAAGTACGGATCCACTGGTGTACGTTAATGCCCGGTACGACCTTACCGTAAAGGTTATGAAAGCCCTTGGCATTAATGCTGACTCGCTTGAAAAGAAACAAAATCAGGTCATCGAGACTGATCCGCGCAATAAACAGGTACGAGAAACGCGCTCCCGAAGCGGACGTCGCCGAAGCACGTCGCGTCCGGAGCCTTCTGAAACACCCGAGGTTGAACCTGCTCCCCGCGGCACCATTACACCGCCCGGGCTACCTCCCGATGTACCTGTGCAGAGCCATAATCCGGCCGACAGTTCACGCACTAAAGAAGAGATCCCACGATGA
- a CDS encoding OmpH family outer membrane protein — translation MKRLFFVASIMTFAATTFLSAQNYKIAVVNTEIIIKELPEAQQASKSIDEAAQKIRDTLAMMQKEFESRIASYRKQEAMMTSDARAKEEDAINGLRTRYLQYQEVKTAEVQSMRESFLKPIRENVQSAIDAIAREEKLNLVLDKAAGIVLYSEDKADITYKVLDKMKRGSK, via the coding sequence ATGAAAAGACTGTTTTTTGTTGCATCCATAATGACTTTTGCGGCCACTACCTTCCTGTCGGCTCAGAATTACAAAATCGCGGTAGTAAATACCGAGATCATTATCAAGGAACTTCCTGAGGCTCAACAAGCATCCAAGTCCATCGATGAAGCTGCTCAGAAAATCCGTGATACCCTGGCGATGATGCAGAAGGAGTTTGAATCACGCATAGCCAGTTATCGTAAGCAGGAAGCCATGATGACCAGTGACGCACGGGCCAAGGAAGAAGATGCTATTAATGGTCTGCGTACACGGTATCTGCAGTACCAGGAAGTAAAAACAGCCGAAGTGCAGTCGATGCGTGAGAGTTTTCTGAAGCCCATCCGCGAAAACGTCCAGTCGGCTATTGACGCTATTGCGAGGGAAGAAAAGCTTAATCTGGTGCTGGATAAGGCGGCGGGTATCGTGCTGTATTCCGAGGACAAGGCCGACATTACCTACAAGGTGTTGGACAAAATGAAACGGGGAAGTAAATAA
- the bamA gene encoding outer membrane protein assembly factor BamA, translating to MRCANRAVAFVLALFVPLFATSQTEAPRYPVIAGITVEGLTQGADIQTVIAYSGLRVGAEARPDDLVMAIRNLWARQTFSDVQIIKERETALGVFLIIKLTPAPRLRNLVLHGNEELSDDDIINSIDKRKGDLLAPIDAYKIRQTIKRKYADEGMLFTKIESELVDADSMNFFDLVLTINEGVQYTVGSITITGNEQFDDADMLDAFTETKTKRWYEFWTSADFDYDKYKTDLKNLTAWFRNNGLLDAEIIRDTVMYNEETEKVAIEIEVHEGPKVYIRSVRFVGNTVYPEDELLRRLDIHRGDLYNAKKLQANLLVNETQTDATSLYADNGYLGASMVPELKRIADDSVDIEIRVFEGERFTIRRVEIAGNTKTRDRVIRRELYTRPGDYFNRSAIIRSLRGLGVLNYFNQEKLQPQVLPVDKTKVDVVYNVEERSTDTFNASVGFAGSFGFTGSIGITLNNFDISDPLRGGGGQILAFQWEFGQASRIRTFQLSLTEPWLFGEPTSLGFNIFDTYQNYGFSIRRTGAQVNLGRRFRFPDDFFRGDWSVGFERQDVQSTGTYFRQGVNTALTLAQVISRTSYDNMIFPTTGSRFAVSLRATTGFLGIGTTDFAKLGFNFDVANPLLRIGGNPRLVLVVGSEFGYVDGLKADTTIPPQELYYMGGNGLGGFAITPLRGYPDNSIGQFSNGVGGRVMARYLTELRFALSLEPFPIYVLTFAEAGNVWANLGTVDPFSLKRAAGFGMRLMLMPIGLIGFDVGYGFDSNPLNPSQRSGWQFHFQFGR from the coding sequence ATGCGATGCGCTAACCGGGCTGTTGCTTTTGTCCTGGCCTTGTTCGTGCCACTGTTTGCAACGTCTCAGACCGAGGCGCCACGCTATCCGGTTATTGCTGGCATAACGGTGGAAGGTCTTACCCAGGGGGCTGATATTCAGACTGTGATTGCTTACTCCGGGTTGCGCGTTGGAGCTGAAGCCCGTCCCGATGATCTGGTCATGGCCATCCGGAATCTCTGGGCGCGCCAAACCTTTAGCGATGTTCAGATTATCAAGGAGCGGGAGACGGCCCTTGGCGTTTTCCTGATTATAAAACTCACACCGGCACCAAGACTGAGAAATCTGGTGCTTCATGGCAATGAAGAATTGTCAGACGATGATATTATTAACAGTATTGATAAGCGGAAAGGTGATCTGCTGGCACCGATTGACGCGTACAAAATCAGGCAGACAATAAAACGAAAGTACGCTGACGAAGGGATGCTGTTCACCAAGATCGAGTCAGAACTGGTTGATGCCGATTCGATGAATTTTTTCGACCTGGTGCTTACCATTAACGAAGGTGTTCAGTACACCGTTGGCAGCATTACCATTACAGGCAACGAACAGTTTGACGATGCCGACATGCTTGATGCGTTTACCGAAACAAAAACCAAGCGTTGGTATGAGTTCTGGACATCGGCCGATTTTGACTATGACAAGTATAAAACTGATCTGAAAAATCTTACTGCCTGGTTTCGCAATAATGGTCTGCTCGACGCTGAGATTATTCGTGATACGGTTATGTATAACGAGGAAACCGAGAAAGTCGCTATTGAAATTGAAGTACACGAGGGTCCCAAGGTGTACATCAGGTCGGTCAGGTTTGTAGGCAATACTGTGTATCCCGAAGATGAGCTGCTGCGCCGGCTGGATATTCACAGGGGTGATCTGTATAATGCAAAAAAACTGCAGGCCAACCTGCTGGTAAACGAAACTCAGACTGATGCTACATCGCTGTATGCCGACAACGGCTACCTGGGTGCTTCGATGGTACCCGAGCTTAAACGTATTGCCGACGATTCAGTGGATATCGAAATACGGGTTTTCGAGGGTGAGCGTTTTACGATTCGACGCGTGGAAATTGCCGGTAACACAAAAACACGCGATCGCGTTATCCGCCGCGAGCTCTACACCCGGCCGGGTGACTACTTTAACCGGTCAGCCATTATCCGGTCGTTGCGGGGCCTTGGTGTACTAAATTATTTTAACCAGGAAAAACTACAACCGCAGGTACTGCCTGTTGATAAAACCAAGGTTGACGTTGTTTACAATGTAGAAGAGCGAAGCACAGATACCTTTAATGCATCTGTGGGCTTTGCCGGTTCTTTTGGCTTTACGGGATCGATCGGTATTACATTAAACAATTTTGATATCAGCGATCCGCTTCGCGGGGGTGGAGGGCAAATCCTGGCCTTCCAGTGGGAATTTGGTCAGGCCAGTCGAATTCGCACCTTCCAACTCTCGTTAACCGAACCGTGGCTTTTCGGTGAACCTACATCACTTGGCTTTAACATCTTTGATACCTACCAGAACTATGGCTTCTCGATACGCCGCACTGGTGCCCAGGTTAATCTGGGACGACGATTCCGGTTTCCTGATGATTTTTTCCGTGGCGACTGGTCAGTTGGCTTTGAGCGCCAGGATGTACAGAGCACGGGTACGTATTTCCGGCAGGGTGTTAACACCGCTCTGACTCTGGCACAAGTGATCTCGCGTACCAGCTACGACAATATGATCTTCCCAACAACCGGATCACGGTTTGCTGTCTCGCTGAGAGCCACTACAGGTTTCCTTGGGATTGGAACAACTGACTTTGCCAAACTTGGGTTCAACTTCGATGTGGCCAATCCGCTTCTCCGGATTGGTGGAAACCCCAGACTGGTCTTGGTTGTGGGGAGCGAATTTGGATATGTGGACGGATTGAAAGCAGACACAACAATACCCCCACAGGAGCTCTATTACATGGGTGGAAATGGGTTAGGGGGCTTTGCAATCACTCCGCTTCGCGGTTACCCGGATAATTCAATTGGGCAGTTCTCGAATGGTGTTGGTGGACGCGTGATGGCACGGTATCTGACTGAACTGCGTTTTGCACTCTCACTTGAGCCCTTCCCGATTTACGTTCTTACTTTTGCAGAAGCAGGAAACGTGTGGGCAAACCTTGGTACTGTTGATCCGTTTAGTTTAAAGAGGGCGGCAGGGTTTGGTATGCGTTTAATGCTAATGCCAATCGGGTTAATCGGTTTCGACGTCGGATATGGCTTTGATTCAAACCCTCTTAACCCCTCACAACGCTCGGGATGGCAGTTCCACTTCCAGTTCGGGCGGTAA
- the lpxD gene encoding UDP-3-O-(3-hydroxymyristoyl)glucosamine N-acyltransferase: MSHAGAVTLTVDDIIRLTGGHCPEPHLGTAISGANSITNAVGTEVTFLHHQGYIKYLPQCNAGAVLVSQTLYQKAHASFPPSEERGYALVVVDDAHRAFVKLVHVLYPPDEVEFGIQHPLAVIHPDATVHATATIGPGCVISEGCTVEDHAVLTANVVLHPNVHIGSASVLNGNVVCYANSVVGSRCVIHAGAVIGSDGFGFLEQADGSFEKIPHVGTVHIGNDVEIGANTTIDRAAVGTTVIGDGVKIDNLVHVAHGVRIGANTAIAAQAGISGSAKLGERNRIAGQVGIVGHITTADDVVVEAQSGLSKTVEKAGVYFGSPAKDHRTALRIEASVRQLPDIVQQLAELQKTVRELQEQQK, encoded by the coding sequence ATGAGTCACGCCGGAGCGGTCACCCTTACCGTAGATGACATCATTCGGTTAACAGGCGGACACTGCCCTGAACCCCATCTCGGGACAGCAATTAGCGGAGCAAACAGTATTACCAATGCCGTTGGTACCGAGGTCACGTTCCTGCACCATCAGGGCTACATCAAGTACTTACCGCAGTGCAATGCCGGTGCAGTACTCGTAAGCCAGACTTTGTACCAAAAAGCTCACGCTTCATTCCCACCAAGCGAGGAAAGGGGCTATGCTCTCGTTGTGGTTGATGATGCACATCGCGCCTTTGTTAAACTTGTTCATGTTCTATATCCACCGGATGAAGTTGAGTTTGGCATACAACATCCTCTTGCTGTCATTCATCCCGATGCAACCGTGCATGCCACAGCCACGATTGGCCCCGGTTGCGTTATATCGGAAGGATGCACCGTAGAAGACCATGCAGTCCTGACGGCCAACGTAGTACTGCACCCCAATGTGCACATTGGCTCTGCATCGGTGCTCAATGGCAATGTTGTCTGCTATGCAAATAGTGTTGTAGGCAGTCGGTGCGTTATTCACGCCGGTGCCGTAATTGGCAGCGACGGCTTTGGCTTTCTGGAGCAAGCTGATGGCTCATTCGAAAAAATCCCACATGTAGGTACTGTCCACATTGGTAACGATGTTGAAATCGGAGCTAACACAACGATTGACCGGGCAGCCGTAGGAACAACCGTCATTGGCGATGGTGTAAAAATCGACAATCTGGTTCATGTAGCCCATGGTGTCCGCATTGGCGCGAATACCGCAATCGCAGCTCAAGCGGGTATATCCGGCAGTGCCAAGCTGGGAGAACGAAACCGGATTGCCGGCCAGGTGGGCATTGTTGGCCATATCACAACAGCCGATGATGTTGTTGTGGAAGCACAGTCCGGTTTATCAAAAACAGTTGAAAAAGCAGGTGTGTATTTTGGATCACCTGCTAAAGATCATCGTACGGCACTTCGAATTGAAGCCTCAGTGCGACAACTACCGGACATTGTACAGCAGCTTGCCGAACTTCAAAAAACTGTGCGGGAATTACAGGAGCAGCAGAAATGA